The Enterobacter asburiae sequence GGCAATCAGCTGATAAATTTCAAACTTCGCGCCGACGTCAATACCGCGGGTCGGTTCATCCAGCATCAGAATTTCTGGCTGGGTTAATAGCCAACGGCCGATAATGACTTTCTGCTGGTTACCGCCGGAAAGCGAACCAATTTGGGTACGGTGGCCCGGTGTTTTCACGCGCATGGAGTCAATTACCCATTGGGTATCGCTCTTCATGCGGGAGTTATCCAGCAGCCCGACTTTGTTTTTGTAATTACGGATATTAGAGATTAACGAGTTAAAGTTAATATCCAGATAAGCATAAATACCGGTCGAACGACGCTCTTCCGTCACCAGCGCAAAACCGTTATTAATGGCTTCGTTGGCATTGTGGTTGTTAATTTTCTTCCCGTGCAGCGTGATGGTGCCTTCGGCTTTCTCGCGGATGCCAAACAGGGTTTCCACAATGTCGGTACGCTTTGCCCCCACCAGGCCGGCAATGCCCAGAATTTCGCCTTTGTGCAGGTCGAAAGAAACATCGCGAATGGACGGCTGACGCAACGAGGTCAGATTGCGCACTTCCAGGATCACTTCGCCCGGCCTGTTCTCTTTGTCCGGGAAGCGCTGGTTCAGAGAGCGGCCGACCATCATGGCGATGATCTTGTCCATGTCCAGCCCTTCCAGCGGCTGCGTTGCAATCCACTGGCCATCGCGCAGGATGGTAATTTCATCGCACAGCTGGAAGATCTCTTCCATTTTATGCGAGATGTACACAATGCCGCAGCCGCGATCTTTCAGCTTACGAATAATGGTAAAAAGGTGGTTAACCTCTTTTTCCGTTAAAGACGAGGTGGGTTCGTCCATGATGACGATTTTCGCGTCGTAGGAGAACGCTTTGGCAATTTCGATCATCTGCATTTGAGAGACGGATAATGTCCCCACGCGGGCGCGCGGATCGATATCAATATCCAGCTCATCAAAAATGGCTTTGGTGTCGCGATACATTTTGTCCTGATCGACAAAGACACCTTTGGTTGGGTAACGACCCAACCACATGTTATCCATCACCGAGCGTTGCAGTACCAGATTTAATTCCTGGTGAACCATTGAGATACCGTTTTCCAGTGCTTCTTTTGCTGAATGGAAATCGATCTCTTTCCCCTGAAAAAGAATGCTGCCAGAATCTTTTTGATAGATCCCAAAAAGACATTTTAATAATGTTGATTTACCCGCACCGTTCTCTCCCATTAATGCATGAATAGAGTGAGGCCGGACTTTTAAATTAACATTATCGAGTGCCTTAACACCGGGAAATGACTTGTTAATACCGTTCATTTCCAACAAGTATTCACCGGTTGACTGAGTAGTTGTGCTGACCATAATTATACCTTGTTGGCCTCGCATATCGCGTTATAAAAGGGCGCAACAGGTTGCGCCCAGTGAAGACAATGTAGATTGCTTATTTACCGATAAACTCAGCCAGGTTGGACTGGTCTACGCCCACGTAAGGCACGCGAACGATTTTGTTGTCAATTTTCCAGCTGGTGCCATCCGCCGCGCCTTTACCATCGGCGAGGTTTTTCGCCAGATCGAAGGTCGCTTTCGCCTGGTTGTTGGCATCGTTCAGAACGGTACCGGCCATCGCGCCAGATTTAACCAGCGCCAGCGCTTCTGGCAGAGCATCCACTCCAAATACCGGGATGGAAGATTTATTGTGGGCTTTGAGCGCTTCAATTGCACCCATTGCCATCGCATCGTTGTTGGCAATGACGACTTCGATTTTGTTCGCGTTCGGGCCGGACAGCCACGCGTCCATCTTATCTTTCGCCTGAGCGGTATCCCACATCGCGGTATCTAACGCCAGCTGCTGGGTTTTCAGGCCCTTGTCGTTCAGCTCTTTGATAACGTAAGTGGTACGGGCTTCAGCATCCGGGTGGCCAGGCTCACCTTTCAGCAGCACGAACTGAATCTGACCGTCTTTGTTCAGGTCCCAGTTCGGGTTCGCCGCCCAGTGTTTCGCGATCAGATCGCCCTGAATAATGCCGGACTCTTTGGAGTCAGTACCGACGTAATACGCTTTGTCATAGCTGTCCAGCGCCTTACGGGAAGGTTCTTTGTTGAAGAAGACGATTGGCACATTCTGGCCGCGCGCTTTCTCGATAACCGTGCCTGCTGCCGCCGGGTCAACCAGGTTGATCGCCAGAGCCTTAACGCCTTTTGCCAGCAGAACGTCGATCTGATCGTTCTGTTTGGACTGGTCGTTCTGGGAGTCATTCATCAGCAGCTGTACGTCTGGCGCTGCTTTCGCATCTTTCTCAATCGCTTTACGCACAACAGACATGAAGTTGTCGTCGTATTTATAGATGGTCACACCAATACGGGTATCCGCAGCGTGCGCTGCTGCACCAAAAAGCATGCTTGCCATTACAGCAGACAGGGTCAACACCTTCTTATTCATGGTATCTCCGGTTTTTTTTATGCAGGGTAGTTCTTGTGAATAACGATCGGCAGGCAGGTGTTAATAAAACGTTACTGACAGCCGACGTTCACTTATAAAATTTCTATCTTCCGTGGTCGGTAACGCTCCAGAAATGCGTTTTATTCGTTGTTTGCGGCACATTGGCTATAGTGAAAGTGAATAATCACCGTTACATAGCGTTTCAGCCCCTAAAACGCTGACATCATAGTCAGCGCCTTGTTAAGATACTGTGAATTTACTCACAGATTGAAAACGGTTACATCACCTGATGTAATCAGTTAGTGATCGGAACCACAATTTGCCGGGCCGCGACGGAATGACGACGCACCAGCGTCGGCATGAAGCAGTGCGTTGCCCCTGGATCCAGCAGCCCTGCCGCTCCCTGTAGCGCCAGCTCGGTCGCCAGTTTCGCCATAGAAGCAATGGGATAGCGCACCGTGGTGAGCTGCGGGTCGGTGTAACGGGCAATCGGAATATCATCGAAACCAATCAATGACAAATGCTGTGGCACCGCAATGCCGTTATCCTTCAGCGCAGTCAGCGCGCCCGCGGCCATGCTGTCGTTATAGGCAAACACCGCGGAAAGCTGCAGATTTCGGCCCAGCAATTCCACCATTGCCGCTTCACCGCCCTGCATGTCCGGCGTTCCGGTGCCGATCCAGCTTTCTGATGGCGTAATGCCGTGCTCTTTCAGGGCGTTTTGCCACCCCTCACGCCGCAATGCGTCATCTTCAATTTGATGGCTGGACGCCAGATAGCCGATCCGCTGATGGCCGTTATTGATCAGCATTTTGGTGGCCATCATGGCGCCGCTGACGTTATCCAGCCCGACACAGCGATGGGCATAGCCCGGGACGATGCGGTTGATCAGTACCATACCCGGGATCTGCTCCATAAACCCGGCCAGCTCTTCATCGCTTAAGGCTTTTGAGTGAACAATCAGAGCGTTGCAGCGCTGGCGGATCAGCACTTCAATCGCATAACGCTCCTTTTCCGCCTCGTGATAGCTGTTGCCAATCAGCACATATTTCTGATGCTGCTGGGCGACCACATCGACCGCTTTTACCAGCGCACCGAAAAAGGCGTCCGAGACATCCATCACCACCACGCCGATGGTATCGCTGACCTGCGTTGCAAGCGCCTGGGCATTGGCATTTGGTCGGTATCCGAGCTGGGTCACGGCTTTCATTACGGTTTCACGGGTTTCAGGGCTGACCAGCGCGCTGTTGTTCAGCACGCGGGAGACGGTAGCCACAGAAACGCCCGCCAGACGGGCGACGTCACGAATGGTGATCATATTCACCATCCTTCAAAGGATTGCAGCAACTCACAGACACCCCCTGTGTTTAGCAAGGTGGCTATTTTGGCAGCGAGCGAAAGGGGACTACGTGAAGAAGGTCACACTCATGAAAACGCTTACATCCGTTTTGTTAATGATTGTGATCCAGATCGTTATCTGGATGTATTATTCAATGATACCCCTGAAGCATGTGCGGTTAACTGACGCCACACCCACTCCAGCGGCCCCTGGCGGAAATAACGCAGCCAGATAACAGAAAACGCCAGGTTAACCACCCAGACCGGAATAACAAACGCCAGCAGCCCGAGGCGGTCGAATTTCATAAACAGGCCAAAGCGATAGAAAAGCGTGGTGCAGAGCAGCGTTTGCAGGAGGTAATTGCTTAACGCCATACGGCCTACGCAGGCCACGGCGCTGACGATCCACAGACGAGAGAGCTGCGGCCAGAAACCATAGATCAGCGCCGCATAGCCGATGGTCTGGAACGGCGCGCTGAGCTCACGCGGCACCTGGAGCAGAAACGCGCACCAGCGGTAATCCCAGTGGAGGTGCCACTGCGCAATCACCGCCGGAAGATTAATCAGCACGCCGATCAGAACCAGCCCCGCCCCGGTGCGGCGGTAGTGACGCAGGCTAAACTCCCCTTTCAGCCAGCCGGTGCGCATCAGTGACGCCCCCATCAGCATCATGCCCGCCAGCTGCCAGCCATATTGCGCCCCTAGGGCAAGCAGATTGTCGCCCAGCATATCCGCGCGGTTGCTTATCGCTTCCGTACCGCCTTTCAGCTTCCAGTACTGTTCGTACTGCAGGTTAGCGGCATCCGGGATCCAGGAACGGTTTGTCGCATCACCGGAGATCAGCCCCAGCAAAAACAGAACGCAGAGCCCCATGAGATAAAGCATCACGCCGGTGTTAAACAGGCTTTTCACGCTGTGCGCATCGCGAATGAGCCGCCAGCAGATCAGCCCGACTAACCCATAAGCGAGAAGAATATCACCATCCCAGAAGAACAGGCCGTGGATAAACCCGAGGATGACCAGCAGCGTTAAGCGCGACTGGATCCAGCGCGTGCCGCGTTTGAGCAGAAGCTGCAGGCCCGCGCCGAACAGCAGCGCAAAAAGCGTGAGGAATTTAACCTGGGCAAACAGATCGAGGAGCGCCCACGTCCAGGCATCGCTTCGGGTGATGTCGCCGTACCAGGCGGGATTGAGGTAAGCGGCCTTCGGCAGACCGAAGGCGCTGATGTTCAGCAGCAGGATACCCAGTATGGCGACGCCGCGGACAAAATCGAGCGTGACGTTTCGCTCCATGGTCCCTGCCCTGTTTGATTAGTTGTGGTGACGCACGGCGCGCAGGAACTCCTGGCGGGTGTTCTGGCTCGATTTAAACAGGCCGCCCAGCGAGGTGGTGGTGGTCGCACTGGTCGCATCACGCACGCCGCGGGCTTTCACGCAGTAATGAACCGCGTCAATGGAGACCGCCACGTTATTGGTACCCAGCAGCGTTTGCAGCGCGATCAGGATCTGCTGCGTCAGACGCTCCTGAACCTGCGGGCGCTGCGCGAAGAACTGCACAATACGGTTGATCTTCGACAGGCCAATCACCGTGTCTTTCGGGATATACGCCACGGTCGCTTTGCCGTCGATGGTCACGAAATGGTGCTCGCAGGTGCTGGTCAGGGTGATATCCCGTACTGTGACCATCTCGTCCACCTTCATCTTGTTTTCGATGACGGTAATTTTCGGGAAGTTGGCGTAATCCAGTCCGGAGAAAATTTCGTCAACGTACATTTTCGCGATACGCTTAGGCGTTTCCATCAGGCTGTCATCGCTCAGATCGAGATTCAGCAGTTGCATGATCTCGGTCATATGCCCGGAAATCAGTTTCTTACGGGTTTCATTGTCCATATCCTGAACCGGCGGACGCAGTGGCGTTTCAAGACCGCGCGCGAGCAGGGCTTCGTGGACCAGGGCAGCTTCTTTACTGAGTGATGACATTTTGTTCTCCTGCAGGTGTGGCGTCTTTTGCCCTCGTTGTGGCAAAAGTATGCGCTCATTGTGCGTGAGGCGACGCACATAATCCAGTATTCACGACGATAATTATTGCAATTGCTGTTGCCTTTCAGCGTGGCGATTCCAGACCAGGGCACCGGCGACAAACAGCGCAACGCCCGCCAGCCCCAGCGCAGGCTCCAGCCGGTGGGTTAGCCAGGTCGATACCGCCGAGGTCACCGGACCAATCAATTGCCCGATGGCATACCCGGTGGTGAGCAGCCCCGCCATATAGCGCGTGTGGTGCGGTGCCAGCTCGCGGCCGTATAAAAGTGAGAGCTGCACCGCGCAGAGGAACCCGCCTCCCACCAGCAGCCCGCCCGTCAGCAAGCCGCCAATGCCCGGCAGCAGCCAGGCCGCCAGCACGCCAGCTCCCTGTAACCACAGCACGATGGCCAGCCTGCGGTTAGCCGTTGAGGTGTGGCGCAAAAGAATGCTGAGCGCAATCCCCACCACGGCGGCGGCACCAAAAATTGGCCAGACAAACTGGGCAAACAGGCTGCCGGGAAAGCGCACTGCCGCCATTTGCGAAAGGAAGGTCGCCGGGAGGATATAGCCAAATCCCGCCAGGCTGTAGCTCCAGACCAGGCGCCTTAAATCCGTCGTCAGCACCAGCGGCTCTGGCGCGGTGCCGGGTCGATGAAGCTGCCCGGATCGCGGCAGATAGCGCGCCACCAGCGCAACCAGTACCAGTGCCAGCACGCCGTAGATTTGCCATGCCGCACCGGCCGAAAGGGATTTCGCCTGAATATAAACCGCGAGCAGGCCGCTCAGGGCGATACCAGCTCCGGGCCCGGCAAAAACAGCCGCACTAAGCCCGGGTTTACCCAGTTGTCCCAGCCGCTCGTTGGTCCAGGCAGCAATCAGCACCATTGACCAGCCGCTCATGCAGCCAATCACAAAGCGCAGCAGGCCGTGCACGACGGCGTTATCAGCCGCGGCGGAGAGCAGGGTCAACGCAACCGCGCCGGTGATGCCAAGCCAGAGTCGCGTTTCAACAAAGCGGTGCGCGCGCATGGCATCCCATGCGCCCACCAGATAGCCCAGATAATTCATCGCCGCCACCAGGCCCGCGCTGGTCAGCGTGAGTTGCCCGGCGGCAATCATCAGCGGCACCTGAGGGGTAAAGGCAAAGCGCCCTATCCCCATCGCCACCACCAGAACGACAAACCCACTAAGCGCAATACGCAGCGCCATGACCGCTCCAATTGTTAAAGAAAAGTAAATTTATGATGCAGCATCTCGCCGTTCCGCGAAAGTGAAAGTTGCTCACAGGTAAATGAAAACGCTGTATTATGGCTCTAATGAATAGCTATTCTCATTAAGGAGCCCTGCATGGAACTGCTCGAAGAGCACCGTTGTTTTGAAGGTCGACAGCAGCGCTGGCGGCACGACTCCACCACGCTGAACTGCACCATGACGTTCAGCATTTTCCTGCCGCCGACGGAAAATCCGCCGGTTCTGTTCTGGCTGTCAGGCCTGACCTGCAACGACGAAAACTTCACCACCAAAGCGGGCGCGCAGCGTATTGCCGCCGAGCTGGGCATTGCGCTGGTGATGGCTGATACCAGCCCGCGCGGCGATGATGTGGCGGACGATGCCGGGTACGATTTAGGTAAAGGCGCCGGATTTTATCTCAACGCCACCGAACAGCCGTGGGCGAGCCATTACCGCATGTACGACTACATTCGCGACGAGCTGCCTGCGCTGATTAAGGCTGAATTTGCGGTAAGCGACCGCTGCGCCATCAGCGGACACTCCATGGGCGGACACGGGGCGCTCATCATGGCGCTGAAAAACCCGGGGAAATACGTCAGCGTCTCTGCGTTCGCGCCGATTGTGAACCCAACGCAGGTGCCGTGGGGACAAAAAGCTTTCACACACTATCTGGGTGAGGATGCCGAGAAATGGCAGGAATGGGACAGCTGCGCGCTGATGCTGGCAAGCGATTCGGCGAGCGCGATCCCGATGCTTATCGATCAGGGCAATGCGGATCAGTTCCTCGCCGGACAGCTACAGCCTGCGGTGTTGGCTGAGGCGGCACGCCAGAAGGACTGGCCGCTGACGCTGCGCATTCAGCCGGGATACGATCACAGCTATTACTTTATGGCGTCCTTTATCGAGGATCATCTCCGCTTCCATGCGGAGCATTTGTTTGGGTAAGTGCGCGTCATTGCCGGGTGGCGGCTTCGCCTTACCCGGCCTACGTTCGCTTTTACCCTCGTCGCATCAGAACTTATAATCCACGCCCACAAAGTAGCGACGGCCATCTTCCGTGTAGCTGTAATCGTCACGGCTCA is a genomic window containing:
- the mglA gene encoding galactose/methyl galactoside ABC transporter ATP-binding protein MglA, yielding MVSTTTQSTGEYLLEMNGINKSFPGVKALDNVNLKVRPHSIHALMGENGAGKSTLLKCLFGIYQKDSGSILFQGKEIDFHSAKEALENGISMVHQELNLVLQRSVMDNMWLGRYPTKGVFVDQDKMYRDTKAIFDELDIDIDPRARVGTLSVSQMQMIEIAKAFSYDAKIVIMDEPTSSLTEKEVNHLFTIIRKLKDRGCGIVYISHKMEEIFQLCDEITILRDGQWIATQPLEGLDMDKIIAMMVGRSLNQRFPDKENRPGEVILEVRNLTSLRQPSIRDVSFDLHKGEILGIAGLVGAKRTDIVETLFGIREKAEGTITLHGKKINNHNANEAINNGFALVTEERRSTGIYAYLDINFNSLISNIRNYKNKVGLLDNSRMKSDTQWVIDSMRVKTPGHRTQIGSLSGGNQQKVIIGRWLLTQPEILMLDEPTRGIDVGAKFEIYQLIAELAKKNKGIIIISSEMPELLGITDRILVMSNGLVAGIVDTKTTTQNEILRLASLHL
- the fghA gene encoding S-formylglutathione hydrolase is translated as MELLEEHRCFEGRQQRWRHDSTTLNCTMTFSIFLPPTENPPVLFWLSGLTCNDENFTTKAGAQRIAAELGIALVMADTSPRGDDVADDAGYDLGKGAGFYLNATEQPWASHYRMYDYIRDELPALIKAEFAVSDRCAISGHSMGGHGALIMALKNPGKYVSVSAFAPIVNPTQVPWGQKAFTHYLGEDAEKWQEWDSCALMLASDSASAIPMLIDQGNADQFLAGQLQPAVLAEAARQKDWPLTLRIQPGYDHSYYFMASFIEDHLRFHAEHLFG
- a CDS encoding DUF418 family protein, whose product is MERNVTLDFVRGVAILGILLLNISAFGLPKAAYLNPAWYGDITRSDAWTWALLDLFAQVKFLTLFALLFGAGLQLLLKRGTRWIQSRLTLLVILGFIHGLFFWDGDILLAYGLVGLICWRLIRDAHSVKSLFNTGVMLYLMGLCVLFLLGLISGDATNRSWIPDAANLQYEQYWKLKGGTEAISNRADMLGDNLLALGAQYGWQLAGMMLMGASLMRTGWLKGEFSLRHYRRTGAGLVLIGVLINLPAVIAQWHLHWDYRWCAFLLQVPRELSAPFQTIGYAALIYGFWPQLSRLWIVSAVACVGRMALSNYLLQTLLCTTLFYRFGLFMKFDRLGLLAFVIPVWVVNLAFSVIWLRYFRQGPLEWVWRQLTAHASGVSLNNTSR
- the galS gene encoding HTH-type transcriptional regulator GalS gives rise to the protein MITIRDVARLAGVSVATVSRVLNNSALVSPETRETVMKAVTQLGYRPNANAQALATQVSDTIGVVVMDVSDAFFGALVKAVDVVAQQHQKYVLIGNSYHEAEKERYAIEVLIRQRCNALIVHSKALSDEELAGFMEQIPGMVLINRIVPGYAHRCVGLDNVSGAMMATKMLINNGHQRIGYLASSHQIEDDALRREGWQNALKEHGITPSESWIGTGTPDMQGGEAAMVELLGRNLQLSAVFAYNDSMAAGALTALKDNGIAVPQHLSLIGFDDIPIARYTDPQLTTVRYPIASMAKLATELALQGAAGLLDPGATHCFMPTLVRRHSVAARQIVVPITN
- the folE gene encoding GTP cyclohydrolase I FolE, whose amino-acid sequence is MSSLSKEAALVHEALLARGLETPLRPPVQDMDNETRKKLISGHMTEIMQLLNLDLSDDSLMETPKRIAKMYVDEIFSGLDYANFPKITVIENKMKVDEMVTVRDITLTSTCEHHFVTIDGKATVAYIPKDTVIGLSKINRIVQFFAQRPQVQERLTQQILIALQTLLGTNNVAVSIDAVHYCVKARGVRDATSATTTTSLGGLFKSSQNTRQEFLRAVRHHN
- a CDS encoding YbfB/YjiJ family MFS transporter, which produces MALRIALSGFVVLVVAMGIGRFAFTPQVPLMIAAGQLTLTSAGLVAAMNYLGYLVGAWDAMRAHRFVETRLWLGITGAVALTLLSAAADNAVVHGLLRFVIGCMSGWSMVLIAAWTNERLGQLGKPGLSAAVFAGPGAGIALSGLLAVYIQAKSLSAGAAWQIYGVLALVLVALVARYLPRSGQLHRPGTAPEPLVLTTDLRRLVWSYSLAGFGYILPATFLSQMAAVRFPGSLFAQFVWPIFGAAAVVGIALSILLRHTSTANRRLAIVLWLQGAGVLAAWLLPGIGGLLTGGLLVGGGFLCAVQLSLLYGRELAPHHTRYMAGLLTTGYAIGQLIGPVTSAVSTWLTHRLEPALGLAGVALFVAGALVWNRHAERQQQLQ
- the mglB gene encoding galactose/glucose ABC transporter substrate-binding protein MglB; protein product: MNKKVLTLSAVMASMLFGAAAHAADTRIGVTIYKYDDNFMSVVRKAIEKDAKAAPDVQLLMNDSQNDQSKQNDQIDVLLAKGVKALAINLVDPAAAGTVIEKARGQNVPIVFFNKEPSRKALDSYDKAYYVGTDSKESGIIQGDLIAKHWAANPNWDLNKDGQIQFVLLKGEPGHPDAEARTTYVIKELNDKGLKTQQLALDTAMWDTAQAKDKMDAWLSGPNANKIEVVIANNDAMAMGAIEALKAHNKSSIPVFGVDALPEALALVKSGAMAGTVLNDANNQAKATFDLAKNLADGKGAADGTSWKIDNKIVRVPYVGVDQSNLAEFIGK